TTGATATATAGCGTCTTATTGATTTTGGTCAAGCTGGTTTTCGTGCGATTATGTACAGTTGGGTTGCAGTATTGGACACTATCTATAGTTACTGTACAGCTGTTAAATGTGGATACAGGAAACTTTAGTTAATTTTGAGCAGTTGTGATGCACAACTTTGCAGTATGCCAAAAGCAGTAACATTCGATAGAGCCCAGGTGATAGATAACGCCACCCAACTTTTCTGGAAGAAAGGTTTTCATGCGACCTCTATGCAGGACCTGGTAGATGCCACAGGGCTTAACCGATCCAGTCTTTACAATAGCTTTGGAGACAAACACGACCTTTTTGAAATCTGTCTCAAAGAATATCAAATCTGGCAATCCAAAACGCTATCGAAAAGTTTTGATCAGGATATGAGCCCTATGGATTCCATTCGTGATTTTTTCTCTCAGATACTCAAAGGAATCAAAGAAGACGCCGATCACAAGGGCTGCCTGCTTTCGAATTGTGCAACAGAGCTGAGCAATTCAGATCCACACATTCAGGAATTACTCATTGCCAATAAAGAAGCGACTATAGAGGTCTTTGATAAAAAACTGAAAGCGGCAAAAGAAGCGGGCGAATTGAAAAATGATTCGAATAGCCGACAGCTAGCCATGT
This is a stretch of genomic DNA from Reichenbachiella ulvae. It encodes these proteins:
- a CDS encoding TetR/AcrR family transcriptional regulator, which codes for MPKAVTFDRAQVIDNATQLFWKKGFHATSMQDLVDATGLNRSSLYNSFGDKHDLFEICLKEYQIWQSKTLSKSFDQDMSPMDSIRDFFSQILKGIKEDADHKGCLLSNCATELSNSDPHIQELLIANKEATIEVFDKKLKAAKEAGELKNDSNSRQLAMYLYTCLHGLQVTALLISDQKELDALVDNILKNL